The genomic window GCACCGCGCACCGACGAGCGCACCGCGCCCGACCGCTCCGCCCCCGCCCCCCCCTCCGCCTCGCTCGGCCAACACCTTCCCCCGTCGCATCGCCCCGACGATCGTGCGGTCGACCAATGACCCTCAGCCGCTCGTCCCTCCCTCCCGTCCTCACCCCCGCCCGAGCCTTCGGGAACCGTCCACCGTCCGATCGGCCGGCTGTCCTTCGACCCGTTCCCTGCTGAGCCGTTTTCTCGGACCGGGCCGGTCCACCCCTCGCGTGGCTTGCTCTTTGACATCCTGCTCCGCAAGACCAGCACAAGACCCGATTCCTCCGGGTCCTCCTCGCCTCGCCTTGACTAAACTCGCTCGCCCCTCTCTCCTCGTCCCGCTCCCGATTCATGGATCGATTCCGCGTCAACTCACCCCTCCCTCCCCTGCGGGGCGAGGGAGCCCGATCTCAACCCTCGCCCCCGTCCTCGGGGGAGAGGGTGGCCGAAGGCCGGGTGAGGGGAGACCGAAGGCAAGACCACGACCAGGGACCACAGACCGGAATCAATCCACCACCTTTGGCCACGGTCCGTCATGCCCGAGCTCCCTGGCCAGTTCCGAGGCCCACTCGTATGCCGCCGGATCCGTCGCGTCGTCAACCGTCACCGGCCTCGGGTAGAGCAGGCCGAGGGCCTGCGACGGTTCCAGGATCCGATCGAGGTTCAGGAAGATCGGCCCTTCGCGGTACGACGAGGGCAAGGCTCGGAGGCGGACGTGTGCAACCTCCGGCTCGAAAACCGCTGCCCACAGCGCGATCGGGGCCTCGGACTGTGCGGCGGTCAGGTGGACCGGCACCCCGGCCAGCCCAGGGAGTTCACCGACGGCGGCGATCGCCCGGCAGAGGTCCCAGACGCGCATACCGTCGAGGGACTGGCCGATCAGGGCGAAGCGACGGCGGAGGTGAGTCTCCTTCACCTCAGGCCAGGCAGTTGTCCCGGTTCCCCTCGGGCAGACGAAGACGATCGGGGCCGAGGGGTCCTGCTCGCCGGCAATGATCCGGTAATGGAAAAGCCACTCGGCCGGTTCCATCGCCCCTTCGGGCACCTCCTCTCCCTCCGTGACAGGCCCGAGAGCGGCCACCATCGGCTGGGCCAGTTCCTCGGGGAGCACAACGAGATTGACCCGGCCTGGCTGATCACGGCGGTTCGACTCGCTCAGCATCCAGAGGTCAAGCCGAACGCCAGGCTGCGAGGTGAAGGCAACCCGATGGATCACCACACCGTCGCGTTCGCTCGCGGACACCAGCTCCTCCTCCAGTGGTGTGACTTCCTCCTCGGAAGGCCAGCCGCCGAAGACCTCCGATCGGAGTTGGTCAAGCCATGCCGACTTGAGCAATTCCCACTCCTCGGTCGAACCCGGCACCTGGGGAGCCTCGGCCTTCGGCACGAACGTCTCGTCGATCCGGGCGTTGAGGGCGTCGGCGGGGATCGGCTCATCCACGTCGAGCACCTTCAGCTCCTCGATCGGGACCCGCCGATCCGGCTCCTCGATCTCGCTGGGATTGGTCGGCTCTCCCTTGAGCCATGTGTTCATGAAGGCGAACGACGGGTGGCGGATCTCCTCGGTATCCTGGTGCCCTCCCTCGCCGATCACCAGGCCGAGGCGGTCGGAGGCGCCGTACCACTCAAAAACGGTTTCAAGCGTGTCATAGATGCGGCGGATGCCGGGTACGGGGAAGATGGGGTCGGCGTCGGTGTTCTCGACGAGCAACGCCTTGGGGGCGACCAGCGCGGCGAGGGTATCGAAGTCCCAGGCGTCGGTGTTGACCATGTACATGCAGTCGCAATGACCCTCGATCACCCCGTTCGGATGGGCGCCGGTCGGCCCTCCTTTGATCAGGTGGTCCTTCAGGTCGGTGATGCCGGCCACGGGGATCACGGCCGAGAGGCGATCGTCCACCGCCCCCAGGTACCAGGAGATCGCCCCGCCCCCCGATCGGCCGGTCACGCCCAGGCGATCCGGGTCGACCTCGGGCCGCGACTGGAGGTAATCGAGCCCTCGGATCCCGTTCCAGACCTCAACTCCGGCGGGCGTGTACCCGCGAGATTGCCACCACCACTTCCCCTCGCGATAAGTTCCATGATGAAGGCCCGGTATTTCGCCCAGTTGCAGCGTATCGACAAGCAGGCACACATACCCATTCGCGGCGTACCAGGCTGCATGGTGCTGGTAATGGGCCTTGCAGCCGTAGATCACCCCGTCCCGGACCACGTTCGCATGACCACACACATAAAGGATCGCCGGCAACGGTTGCTCGACCACCTTGGGTCGATACAGGTTCGCCGTCACATAAAGGCCGGGGGACGACTGGTAGAGAATCCGCTCGACGACGAAATCCGGGCGCTCGACGATCCCGCGGACCTCGACCTTCAGGTCGGTTCGCTCGGGCATCGGGTCGAGGCCGAGCATCGACAGCAGGCGAGCCTGCAACTGCGGACGGCGGGCCTTCCAGGTCTCGGTGTCGTCGATCCCGAGCAACGGTTCGGCGGTGATCCGGTCCACCTCGGCCGCGAAGAACTCGGCATGCGGTTGATCTTCAGCCCCAATCGATTGCACCAGCCCGAGCACACAAACAACCGAAAAGAGAATCAAATGTGGATTTCTCATCGTGGTCCTCGGCAGTCATGGGGAGGTGGGTTGCCGCGGACCATCTTAGCCGCTGTTGCTCGGCAGATCTCTCCTCAAGAAGATGATGAACGAGACGATCGCGCCCACGGCGAAGACTCCGCC from Tautonia rosea includes these protein-coding regions:
- a CDS encoding alpha/beta hydrolase family protein; amino-acid sequence: MRNPHLILFSVVCVLGLVQSIGAEDQPHAEFFAAEVDRITAEPLLGIDDTETWKARRPQLQARLLSMLGLDPMPERTDLKVEVRGIVERPDFVVERILYQSSPGLYVTANLYRPKVVEQPLPAILYVCGHANVVRDGVIYGCKAHYQHHAAWYAANGYVCLLVDTLQLGEIPGLHHGTYREGKWWWQSRGYTPAGVEVWNGIRGLDYLQSRPEVDPDRLGVTGRSGGGAISWYLGAVDDRLSAVIPVAGITDLKDHLIKGGPTGAHPNGVIEGHCDCMYMVNTDAWDFDTLAALVAPKALLVENTDADPIFPVPGIRRIYDTLETVFEWYGASDRLGLVIGEGGHQDTEEIRHPSFAFMNTWLKGEPTNPSEIEEPDRRVPIEELKVLDVDEPIPADALNARIDETFVPKAEAPQVPGSTEEWELLKSAWLDQLRSEVFGGWPSEEEVTPLEEELVSASERDGVVIHRVAFTSQPGVRLDLWMLSESNRRDQPGRVNLVVLPEELAQPMVAALGPVTEGEEVPEGAMEPAEWLFHYRIIAGEQDPSAPIVFVCPRGTGTTAWPEVKETHLRRRFALIGQSLDGMRVWDLCRAIAAVGELPGLAGVPVHLTAAQSEAPIALWAAVFEPEVAHVRLRALPSSYREGPIFLNLDRILEPSQALGLLYPRPVTVDDATDPAAYEWASELARELGHDGPWPKVVD